CCGGATCGTCGGCCCAGTTCTCCCGCACCTTCACGAACAGGAACAGGTGGACCTTCGCCTCCGCCGCCTCGGCGATGTCGATCCGGGCGGCCTGGCCGATGGCCTTGATGGTCTGGCCGCCCTTGCCGAGCACGATCTTCCGCTGGCTCTCGCGCTCGACGAAGATGGTCTGCTCGATCCGCACCGAACCGTCGGGCCGGACCTGCCACTGGTCGGTCTCAACGGTCGAGGAATAGGGCAGTTCCTCGTGCAGCCGGTCGTAGATCTTTTCGCGCGTGATCTCGGCGGCGAGCATCCGCAGCGGCGCGTCGGAGACCTGGTCCTCGGGATAGAGCCAGGGGCTCGGGGGCATCCGGGTCGCGAGCTCGCGGCGCAGGTCGTCGACCCCGTCGCCGGTCAGCGCCGAGATCATGAAGATGCGCTCGAACGGGACCCGCTCGTGGAGCGCGGCGGCGAGCGCCAGCAACTTCTCACGGGGCATCAGGTCGATCTTGTTGAGCACCAGGTATTTCGGGCGCTTCAGCTCCGGCATCCGGTTGAGGATCGCGTCGACCTCCTCGTCCACCCCCTTGCGGGCGTCGATCAGCAGGCAGACCGCATCGGCATCGGCGGCCCCGCTCCAGGCCGAGGTCACCATCGCCCGGTCGAGGCGGCGCTTGGGTGCGAAGATGCCGGGCGTATCGACCAAGACGATTTGGGCCGACCCTTCCATGGCGATGCCGCGCACGAGCGCCCGGGTGGTCTGCACCTTGCGCGAGACGATCGACACCTTGGTGCCGACGAGGCTGTTGAGCAGGGTCGACTTGCCGGCATTCGGCACCCCGATCAGGGCGACGAAGCCCGCGCGGGTATCCTTGGGGGGAGTGGTGTCGGCGGGAGCGCTCGGGAGCGCGCCGTCATCCTCGGTCTCGGGTGTGGTGTCGTCGTCGGTCATTCTGGTTGCTCCCCGGGTTCGTCCCCGGTCCACAGCCCCTCGCGCACCAGCAGATCGCGCGCGGCCGTCTGCTCGGCCAGGCGCTTCGAGCCGCCGATGCCGATGCCGGGCGCGACGCCGGTGACCCGGGCCTCGATACGAAATTGCGGGGCATGGTCGGGCCCGGCCCGCTCCACCACCGCGTAGGTCGGCGTCGGCCAGCCTTGCGACTGCGCCCATTCCTGCAACGCCGATTTCGGGTCGCGGCTGCGCGTCCCCTCCGTCTGGCGGTCGGCCTCGAAGGCGCGGTCGATCACCGCCTTGGCGGCGCCGTAGCCGGCATCGAGGAAGATCGCCCCCAGGATCGCCTCGCAGACATCGGCGAGGATCGCCGCGTTGCGGCGCCCGCCGCCATGGACCTCGCCGCCGCCGAGATTGAGATGCGGGCCGACCTCCCAGGCCTGGGCCACCATGGCGCAGCTCTCGCGCCGCACCAGGCTCGACAGGCGCCGCGACAGGTCGCCCTCGTCGGCGCCCGGTAGGGCGTTGTAGAGCCCGTCCGCCACCGCGAGCCCGAGCACCCGGTCGCCGAGGAATTCGAGGCGCTGGTAGCTGCCCTTCCCGTTCGTGGCGCTGACATGGGTGAGCGCCCGGACCAGGAGGTCTCGGTCGGCGAAATGGTGGCCGATGCGCTCCTCCAGCACCGAGAGGTCGGGTCGGCGCCGCATCCCGCGCTTGCGCCGCGGCGGGGCGTCGCCTGCGCCGGTCACCGGCGGTTCGGCCTGCGGCATTGCGGCGTCGGCGTCGCTCACGCTCGTCACCTCCCGTCAGTGGATCGGCTTGAAGATCCGGTTCCAGCGCACCGTCCAGGGCCAGTTCCAGATCTGCCAGGCGGCCGCGCCCTCGTCGATCGAGAAGAAGATCACCTCGGCCCGGCCGATCAGATTCTCGTAGGGCACGTAGCCGACATTGCCGAGGTCGCGGGAATCGGTGGAGTTGTCGCGGTTGTCGCCCATCATGAAGAAGTGGTCCGGCGGCACGGTATAGACCTGGGTGTTGTCCCACAGGCCGCGGTCGCCGTCGCGCTCGATGATCTCGTGGGTGACGCCGTTGGGCAGGGTCTCGCGGTATTGCGGCACCAGGGTCGGCTGGCCGAAGGCATCGGTGGTCGAGTAATCGGCGATGCGCTCGCGCTTCACCGGCCGGCCGTTGATGTTGAGCACGCCCTCGATCACCTGAATCCGGTCACCCGGCAGGCCGATCACCCGCTTGATGTAGTCGGTGGCGTTGTCCTTGGGCAGCTTGAAGACGACGATGTCGCCCTGCTTCGGGGAGGCGCCCCAGATCCGCCCCTTGGCCTCGAACGGCAGGTACTCGCTCAGGGGCAGGGAGTACTTCGAATAACCGAGGGAGTACTTCGAGACGAAGAGGTAGTCGCCGATCAGCAGGGTCGGGATCAGCGAGCCGGACGGGATGTTGAACGGCTGGAACAGCAGGGTGCGGACCACCAGCGCGATCAGCAGCGCCTGGGCGCCGA
This sequence is a window from Methylobacterium sp. SyP6R. Protein-coding genes within it:
- the era gene encoding GTPase Era gives rise to the protein MTDDDTTPETEDDGALPSAPADTTPPKDTRAGFVALIGVPNAGKSTLLNSLVGTKVSIVSRKVQTTRALVRGIAMEGSAQIVLVDTPGIFAPKRRLDRAMVTSAWSGAADADAVCLLIDARKGVDEEVDAILNRMPELKRPKYLVLNKIDLMPREKLLALAAALHERVPFERIFMISALTGDGVDDLRRELATRMPPSPWLYPEDQVSDAPLRMLAAEITREKIYDRLHEELPYSSTVETDQWQVRPDGSVRIEQTIFVERESQRKIVLGKGGQTIKAIGQAARIDIAEAAEAKVHLFLFVKVRENWADDPERYREMGLEFPRG
- the rnc gene encoding ribonuclease III, yielding MPQAEPPVTGAGDAPPRRKRGMRRRPDLSVLEERIGHHFADRDLLVRALTHVSATNGKGSYQRLEFLGDRVLGLAVADGLYNALPGADEGDLSRRLSSLVRRESCAMVAQAWEVGPHLNLGGGEVHGGGRRNAAILADVCEAILGAIFLDAGYGAAKAVIDRAFEADRQTEGTRSRDPKSALQEWAQSQGWPTPTYAVVERAGPDHAPQFRIEARVTGVAPGIGIGGSKRLAEQTAARDLLVREGLWTGDEPGEQPE
- the lepB gene encoding signal peptidase I → MDRARTDQDLKRGKDAGLWDSIKETVKVGAQALLIALVVRTLLFQPFNIPSGSLIPTLLIGDYLFVSKYSLGYSKYSLPLSEYLPFEAKGRIWGASPKQGDIVVFKLPKDNATDYIKRVIGLPGDRIQVIEGVLNINGRPVKRERIADYSTTDAFGQPTLVPQYRETLPNGVTHEIIERDGDRGLWDNTQVYTVPPDHFFMMGDNRDNSTDSRDLGNVGYVPYENLIGRAEVIFFSIDEGAAAWQIWNWPWTVRWNRIFKPIH